GCGCGATTGCGCAGCGCCACCTTTGGGTCGTGCTCGAGCGCAGTCGGCGCCTCGATCAGCCGCACCAGATCGGGCAGCTCCGCGACTTGCGATTCCCGCTTCTCCGCCTTGACCAGCTTGACTGCATCCGGCGGAACGGGCGGCGTCTCCCCCGCCTCGATCAGAAACCGCAGGTACGACCGCAGGCTGCTCAGCATCCGATTGATTGAGCGGGCGGAGAGGCGCTTGCCGGCGCTGGGCCGCCTTCCCGCTCCTGCCGGCTGCCCGCGCCGGGTCGAAGCGAGATACGCCTTGTAGCTCGTCAGTACTTTGCGATCGACAGCGGCAAAAGCGATCGCACGGGCGCGAAGAAAGCGGTCAAATTCTTCGAGATCGCGGCGATAGTTGTAGATGGTCTCAGGGGAGTAGTTGTTCGCCTCAAGATCATTGAGGAAATCGACGAGCCGCTCGAGCATCTGGTCTTCGCGCTCCCATCGCAGTTGGAAGGCGCACTGCGCGTACTCTGCAGGTAGGCGGCCTTCCCGCATTTGCTGCCACTCTACACAGCTTGCTTGGCTGGTTCAAGCCGTTAGCTTGGCTGCAGTGAGCGCCTGGAGCGAGTGGGTATGCCGCGGCGGCGCACTCGAGCGCGCCGCTCTGCCCCCGTTGCAGACGGGTGACGGCTGTGGTAGAGTAGCATTGGTTGCGGTGGGGAATCGTCTAGCGGTAGGACAGCAGACTCTGGATCTGTTAGCCGAGGTTCGAATCCTCGTTCCCCAGCCGGAACGGCCGCTCGCTCGAGCGGCCGTTTTCTTTGCGCTGCGCGTCAGCTGTTGCCGAGGAAGAGCGCGCCCAAGATTGTCGACACGACGCTGACAATAAGCGCGCCGAAAAACGCCGACCAGAAGCCGTCGATATAGAAGCCGGCGCCAAAGAGGGTGACGGCGAGCCACGAGGCGAGGGCGAAGGTGGCAGCGTTGATCACCAACGAGAAGAGCCCGAGCGTCAGGATGATCAGCCCGCAGGAGAGCAGCCGCAGAATGGGCCGGATGACGGCGTTGACGATGCCGAGAACGGCGGCCATCACTATCACTGCCAGCCAGCCGTTGGTATCGACGATCGTGATGCCGGGGATGAGCAGCGCCGCAAGCGCGACCGAGACCGCAATAATCGCCCAGCTCACCAACAGCCGCATTGCTCCTCCTCGACGCCATCATAACGGAGAAGGGGGCGGAAGCGCTGCCGGCTGATGAGAGCAGGGCGCTCCGAAGAAGCCCGCGCGTCTTCTGCTGCATCCGCCAATCGCGCGGCCGGCAGGCTGAGGAGCGCTGCCGAACAGCGGGAGTATCGGCCGGACGCCCGCCAAAGCTCAATGAAACCACTTCCACGGCGGGTCCTCGACCCACGAGTGGGGAGTGACCTTCACCTGCAGCCGCGGCACATGGAACTGGTGACCAGCTCGCCAGAGGATCGAATATGCAAAGGGGCGTCCCAATCCATTGAACAGATGATCCATTGTCAGGTGGACGAGGTAGCTGACCATGGCTGGGAGAACGAGGGGATAGCGGAGCGCGGCGACTACCCCGAGAGCGCCGAACTCCCAGCCGTGGAGGGGGAGGATCAACCAATCGCGCGTGCGGGTCACCTTGCAGACGGCATAGTCCACGAGGTGGTCGGCATCGATGAGGGTGCCAGCCGCAAGCGCGGCCGCAGCGGCAAGCGGGCGGCGCGTGATCGCGTAGGTTCCCGCTGCGAGAAGAGCGGAAACAATCGCATGCTGGTAGGGTTTCGCCATCCTACCGAGCTCCTTCCCAGACAAGTGTCGTACAGGTCTCGATATGGTAGGTCTGCGGGAAGAGGTCAACCGGCTGCACTTCCTCGAGCCGATACCCGCCGTCCACTAGGAGGCGCAGATCGCGCGCGAGGGTTGCGGGCTCGCAGGAGACATAGAAGACCCGTGGCGGGCGGCGGGCGAGAATGGCGCGCAAGACCTCGGGTCTGCATCCGGCGCGCGGCGGGTCGATGATGAGGGCATCGAGGGGACCGTCCAGCTTCGGCAACGCGTCTTCCACTTTGGCCTGGAGAAACATCACGTTCTGAACGTCGCTCCCATTGCGACGTGCGTCGCGGAGCGCTGAGGCCGATTCTTCGATGCCGACCACTCCTGCGCAGTAGGGAGCGAGCAGCAGCGCGAACAGACCGACCCCGCAGTAGGCATCGACAAGCCATTCTCGGCCGCTCAAGCCAAGGCGGTCGCGCGCCAGCAGCACCAGCAGCTCGGCCTGGCTGACGTCGGCAGGGGGGTCGGCCACGAGCGACGAGAGGTCGCGGCGGTCAGGACGCGTGTTCACCTGAAAAAAGGAGGAGGGAGAGACGACGAATTCCCGGCCGAGCATCGTCTCGCGGTACGAAGGCTGACCGGAAGGGAGAGGCGTCTCGCCATCGCCGATCTTCGGCCCTACCAGCACGTCGCCCGTCCGCGCGCCCGTCCGCACGACAACCTGATGGAGCCGACGGCCGAGCGCTTTTCCTTGGAGCTCGGCAAGCACGGCGTTGATCGGCGGCTGCATCAGGAGACAGTAGTCAACGGCGAGGAAACGCCGATGGTCACTGCGCGTAAAACCGAGATGTCCCGACCGGCGCACCGAGAAGCGCGCGTGGTTACGATAGTGCCACGGGTCGGTGCAGCCGATAGTCGGGCGCACCGGCGGAGCGCTGAACTTCCCAATCCGCTCCAGCTGTTCGACGACGATACGTCGTTTCGCCTCCAGCTGAGCAGGATAGGCAAGATGCTGCCACTGGCAGCCGCCGCACTCGCCAAAGTAAAGGCACGGGGCAGGTACGCGGTCGGGGGAAGGTTCCACGACCTCCACCAGCCGTCCGCGCAGGTAATCCTGCCGCTCTTCAACGATGTCGATGACGACGAGCTCGCCCGGCAGACCAAACGGGACAAAGATGACCCGGCCCTCATCACGCCCGATGGCCGCTCCGCCGTGGACGAGCGCTTCCAGCCGGACCGTGCGGCGCGGAAACGAGGAGGGCGATTGTCCAGCAGTCATACCTGAAGAGTAACCTCTCCCGCCGCGAACGCCTCGATCTCGCCGTTCGGCAGCTGAACAAGCAGGCGCCCCAGCTGGTCGACCTCGACTGCGCGGCCCCGCGTCACGCGGCCGCCGGCGCGGATCTCCACCGACTGGCCGAGCGTTTCGAGCCGCTCCCGCCACGCGGGGACCAGAGTGTGACCGGCGAGCAGACGGTCGTAATGGGCATCGAGCCGCTCCAGCAGGGCGTTGAGCAACACGCGCCGTTCGATCGGGCGGCCAGCAGCGCGCGACAGGCTCGTCGCCTGCTCTGGGATGCCCGGCACGCGCCGGGGATCGAAATTGACATTAATCCCGACGCCGCCGACGGCCGTGGCGCGGTCGCCGCTCAGCCGGCTCTCAACGAGGATCCCGCCAGTCTTCAAGCCCGCGAGGAGCAGGTCGTTCGGCCACTTCAGCCGGACGGGGAGGCCGGTGACGTGCTCGATCGCGTCGGCGGCCGCGAGAGCAAGCAGCATTGGAAGAAGAGGAAGCACGGGGGCTGGAGGCCGGATCAAAACCGAGAGCATGAGCGAGCCGCCCGGCGGCGAGAGCCACGGCCGCTGAAAGCGACCGCGGCCGCCCGTCTGCTCCTCGGCGAGAACGACCAGTCCTTCCTCTGCGGCGGCAGCGCGCGCCCAGACCTCATCCATCGTGCTGGATGTCCTCGCGAGCACGACGGCGTCGCGCCCGAACCGGCCGGCGCGTGGAAGGCCCCAAGCAGCGAGATCAGACTGCAACGGCAATCGGCGTCAGCGGTGCGTGCTCAGGCATCACCCGCTCGGCAAAGAGACGCATCGAATGGCGCACGAACTCCCGGTCGAGGCCGCCCCAATCGAACCAGCAGATGAGGTGGCGAACCCCGAGGGCATGGAGGCGGTCGATCTGCTCCGCGATTTCCTCTGGCGAGCCGACGAGAACGCCGCGCTCGATCAGCTCCTCTGGGGTTTCAGGACGCTGCGGCGGCTGTGCCGGCGTCACTTGGAGATCGGCGGCGACCGAAAGGTACTGCTCGGCGGTGCGGCGCGCGATCCGCCACGCCTCGGCGCTCGTTTCGGCGATGAGGATATGGCGAAGAACGCCGCACAGCTCGAGCGACCGGACGATCGTCGCTTCGTCGTGGCCGGCGGCGCGGCGCGCCTGAACATAGCGTTGGATGCTCTCGTAGGCACCTTCTTCCCCCAGCCGTCCGATGAGAATGGGGCGACCGAGCTGGGCGGCGCGGACCTGCGACTCGGGCTTGGTGGCCGCGTGGACGATTGGCGGGTGA
Above is a genomic segment from Dehalococcoidia bacterium containing:
- a CDS encoding phage holin family protein, with the translated sequence MRLLVSWAIIAVSVALAALLIPGITIVDTNGWLAVIVMAAVLGIVNAVIRPILRLLSCGLIILTLGLFSLVINAATFALASWLAVTLFGAGFYIDGFWSAFFGALIVSVVSTILGALFLGNS
- a CDS encoding class I SAM-dependent RNA methyltransferase, translating into MTAGQSPSSFPRRTVRLEALVHGGAAIGRDEGRVIFVPFGLPGELVVIDIVEERQDYLRGRLVEVVEPSPDRVPAPCLYFGECGGCQWQHLAYPAQLEAKRRIVVEQLERIGKFSAPPVRPTIGCTDPWHYRNHARFSVRRSGHLGFTRSDHRRFLAVDYCLLMQPPINAVLAELQGKALGRRLHQVVVRTGARTGDVLVGPKIGDGETPLPSGQPSYRETMLGREFVVSPSSFFQVNTRPDRRDLSSLVADPPADVSQAELLVLLARDRLGLSGREWLVDAYCGVGLFALLLAPYCAGVVGIEESASALRDARRNGSDVQNVMFLQAKVEDALPKLDGPLDALIIDPPRAGCRPEVLRAILARRPPRVFYVSCEPATLARDLRLLVDGGYRLEEVQPVDLFPQTYHIETCTTLVWEGAR
- a CDS encoding biotin--[acetyl-CoA-carboxylase] ligase, whose translation is MLARTSSTMDEVWARAAAAEEGLVVLAEEQTGGRGRFQRPWLSPPGGSLMLSVLIRPPAPVLPLLPMLLALAAADAIEHVTGLPVRLKWPNDLLLAGLKTGGILVESRLSGDRATAVGGVGINVNFDPRRVPGIPEQATSLSRAAGRPIERRVLLNALLERLDAHYDRLLAGHTLVPAWRERLETLGQSVEIRAGGRVTRGRAVEVDQLGRLLVQLPNGEIEAFAAGEVTLQV
- a CDS encoding LLM class flavin-dependent oxidoreductase, which gives rise to MRFSTFHVGQVRPGIAAADDLADAIESAVLAEQLGFEVCWVAEHHFTPYGTFGSPTPVLAAMAMRTSRIRLGSGIAIMPLQHPIRLAEEFALIDNLSRGRLIAGVGPGLSPRDFRGFAVSLDERRQRFTEGVELMRLCWTEPVVSFQGRYFQVEGVSVYPRPFQHPHPPIVHAATKPESQVRAAQLGRPILIGRLGEEGAYESIQRYVQARRAAGHDEATIVRSLELCGVLRHILIAETSAEAWRIARRTAEQYLSVAADLQVTPAQPPQRPETPEELIERGVLVGSPEEIAEQIDRLHALGVRHLICWFDWGGLDREFVRHSMRLFAERVMPEHAPLTPIAVAV